A genomic segment from Chitinophaga flava encodes:
- the fabG gene encoding 3-oxoacyl-[acyl-carrier-protein] reductase, with translation MKLLENKVAIVTGASRGIGEAIALKFAAQGANVAFTYVSSDEKAKILEDKLRALGVQAKAYKSNAGVYEESEVLVSEVLSEFGKIDICVNNAGISKDNLLLRMSPDQWDEVMNINLKSVYNMTKQVIRPMMKAKSGSIINMSSVIGIMGNAGQSSYAASKAGIIGFSKSIAQELGSRNIRCNAVAPGFIETDMTSYLKEGEAATGYIQQIPLARFGTPEDIANVCLFLASDLSSYVTGQTISACGGLCM, from the coding sequence ATGAAATTACTGGAGAACAAAGTAGCGATTGTCACTGGCGCAAGCCGCGGTATTGGAGAAGCGATTGCATTGAAGTTTGCAGCACAGGGAGCCAATGTGGCCTTTACCTATGTAAGCTCTGATGAAAAAGCGAAAATCCTGGAAGATAAACTCCGGGCGCTGGGCGTACAGGCAAAAGCTTATAAGTCAAACGCAGGTGTGTACGAAGAAAGTGAAGTGTTGGTATCAGAAGTGCTATCAGAATTCGGAAAAATTGATATCTGCGTAAACAATGCAGGTATCTCCAAAGATAACCTGCTGCTGAGAATGAGCCCCGATCAGTGGGACGAGGTGATGAACATCAACCTGAAGAGCGTGTACAACATGACCAAACAGGTAATCCGTCCTATGATGAAAGCTAAATCCGGTAGCATCATCAACATGAGCTCCGTAATCGGTATCATGGGAAATGCCGGCCAAAGCAGCTATGCCGCCTCTAAAGCCGGTATCATCGGGTTCTCCAAATCCATTGCACAGGAACTGGGCAGCCGTAATATCCGTTGCAACGCCGTAGCTCCCGGCTTCATCGAAACTGATATGACCAGCTATCTTAAAGAAGGAGAAGCTGCCACTGGTTATATCCAGCAGATTCCGCTGGCACGCTTTGGTACTCCGGAAGATATCGCCAATGTATGCCTCTTCCTGGCTTCTGACCTCAGCAGCTATGTGACTGGTCAGACAATCAGCGCCTGTGGCGGATTGTGCATGTAA
- a CDS encoding RNA polymerase sigma-70 factor, which yields MNIESNSEVNNEQIPSVVQDQHTLEEVSLNIKQDQRQLPAFEGLFKAHYAALCTFAFDFVNRHELAEEIVQDTFLRIWERYDELDIRISAKAYLYRAVQNNCLNYIKQDRIRARYGHELLQQLESRITLMNMPAAPSPAERLEHSELEQMAEKAIGKLPPQCQDIFRLSRFEQLSYPEISRQLGISINTVKTQMTRALQRLRDELLPLLK from the coding sequence GTGAACATTGAATCGAACAGTGAGGTGAACAATGAGCAAATACCATCAGTTGTACAGGACCAGCATACTTTGGAGGAAGTAAGTTTAAATATTAAACAGGATCAACGCCAGCTACCAGCTTTTGAAGGCCTCTTCAAAGCGCATTATGCTGCACTCTGTACTTTCGCTTTTGATTTTGTAAACCGCCATGAACTGGCGGAAGAAATTGTACAGGACACCTTCCTCCGTATCTGGGAACGTTATGATGAACTGGATATACGAATATCTGCAAAAGCCTATCTGTACAGGGCCGTTCAAAACAATTGTCTCAACTATATCAAGCAGGACAGGATCAGGGCACGATACGGCCATGAACTACTGCAACAGCTGGAATCCCGTATCACCTTAATGAATATGCCCGCCGCACCTTCGCCGGCAGAACGGCTGGAACACTCAGAACTGGAACAGATGGCGGAGAAAGCCATCGGCAAACTACCACCACAGTGCCAGGACATCTTCCGCCTGAGTCGTTTCGAACAACTGAGTTATCCCGAAATATCCCGCCAGCTGGGGATCTCCATAAATACCGTGAAAACACAGATGACCCGCGCCCTGCAGCGTTTGAGGGATGAACTACTACCACTGCTGAAATAA